A stretch of Pelagicoccus enzymogenes DNA encodes these proteins:
- a CDS encoding integron integrase yields the protein MSNEPDQPEWLRRARQLWIAAGTPAGLDEAWSPKWIKRFLNYLEKRNGGRLPSALPSYAVARSFERFLRENWKVEDWQVEQAGKAVDWLLDAAGSHGGEVGPAEILARAPVEVPASQLASLEQVERYFVEEGGMERVVRVVARRKGRALSTEKGYAMWVGRLRRWWGKQALGAVCLESREQAGEELERGIAGFLDGLAVVEDVAQATQNQALNALIFAYRACLGMEPGALPDYRASKRGRVLPVVLSRDEMARFMACVEPKARALVKLMYGSGLRVSEALRLRVKDLDFAYGVVVVRDGKGRKDRRTPLPEGLVEPLKEHLRSVRAFFDRDRAAGVDGVYMPNRLDRKYPNASKEWPWQYVFPTERLQKDPRSDAVRRHHWNDRFAQRAVKDAARAAGIHKHVTPHVMRHSFATHLLEDGYDIRTVQELLGHASVETTMIYLHVMNRPGMHVKSPLGDL from the coding sequence ATGTCGAATGAACCGGATCAGCCGGAATGGCTTCGCCGTGCCCGCCAGCTTTGGATAGCCGCAGGCACTCCCGCAGGATTGGACGAGGCGTGGAGCCCGAAGTGGATAAAGCGTTTCTTGAACTACCTGGAGAAGCGAAACGGGGGACGCTTGCCGTCTGCGTTGCCTAGCTACGCGGTGGCGCGCTCGTTCGAGCGGTTTTTGCGCGAGAATTGGAAGGTGGAGGATTGGCAGGTAGAGCAGGCGGGCAAGGCGGTGGACTGGTTGCTTGACGCAGCGGGTTCGCATGGGGGGGAGGTCGGTCCTGCGGAGATTCTGGCGCGCGCGCCGGTAGAGGTGCCTGCATCCCAGCTGGCTTCGCTCGAGCAGGTGGAGCGGTATTTCGTGGAGGAGGGTGGCATGGAGCGAGTGGTTCGGGTCGTCGCTCGCAGGAAGGGACGGGCCCTCTCCACGGAGAAGGGATACGCGATGTGGGTTGGCCGGCTGAGGAGATGGTGGGGCAAGCAGGCGTTGGGCGCGGTTTGCTTGGAAAGCCGGGAGCAGGCGGGAGAGGAGCTGGAGCGCGGGATCGCCGGGTTCCTGGACGGATTGGCAGTGGTGGAGGACGTGGCCCAGGCGACGCAAAACCAGGCCTTGAACGCCTTGATTTTCGCCTATCGCGCTTGCCTGGGGATGGAGCCCGGCGCTTTGCCTGACTACAGGGCATCGAAGCGCGGGAGGGTTCTGCCGGTGGTGCTGTCTCGCGACGAGATGGCGCGCTTCATGGCCTGCGTGGAGCCGAAGGCCCGCGCCCTGGTAAAGCTGATGTATGGGAGCGGGCTTCGGGTCAGCGAGGCGCTGCGGCTGCGGGTGAAGGACTTGGACTTCGCCTACGGCGTGGTGGTGGTTCGGGACGGCAAGGGCAGGAAAGATCGCCGGACGCCTTTGCCGGAAGGGTTGGTGGAGCCCTTGAAGGAGCACTTGCGGTCCGTTCGGGCTTTTTTCGACAGGGACAGGGCGGCTGGGGTAGATGGAGTCTACATGCCGAATCGATTGGACAGGAAGTACCCGAACGCCTCGAAGGAGTGGCCCTGGCAGTACGTGTTTCCGACGGAACGGTTGCAGAAGGATCCGCGCAGCGACGCGGTGAGGCGGCACCATTGGAACGACCGCTTCGCCCAGCGGGCTGTAAAGGATGCGGCGCGGGCGGCGGGCATCCACAAGCATGTGACTCCGCACGTGATGCGCCACTCATTCGCGACGCACTTGCTGGAGGACGGGTACGACATCCGCACGGTCCAGGAGCTGCTGGGGCATGCCTCGGTGGAGACGACGATGATCTACCTGCACGTGATGAACCGGCCTGGCATGCACGTTAAAAGTCCTTTGGGCGATCTGTGA
- a CDS encoding GNAT family N-acetyltransferase, producing MKARRANLEDVDRIAEIHVRSWQEAYKNSLPADFLASLDPSKRAIMWRGCVENNGFLFVVEDDHSKILGFLNFGRSRDEDLNTATELTAIYLDPQHYGSGIGTTFWKTVEEEIENKIVFLWVLATNKIGISFYEKKGFGNEDLQDEVGLQGEDKLYDTQAALEVIEKETNRGRFPAVSLLLFREDRSPVGYHIFVAALRGQEPILIDPANGRTVATTKEEISKVLIQNSALNPERKTIHIQTLEPKDC from the coding sequence ATGAAAGCAAGAAGAGCGAATCTAGAAGACGTTGATCGGATAGCGGAAATCCACGTTCGCTCTTGGCAGGAAGCGTACAAAAATTCGCTTCCAGCCGACTTCCTAGCCTCACTTGATCCTTCCAAGCGGGCAATAATGTGGAGAGGTTGCGTAGAAAATAACGGATTCCTTTTTGTGGTTGAGGACGACCATTCTAAGATCCTCGGGTTTCTCAATTTCGGAAGATCAAGAGATGAAGATTTAAATACAGCAACAGAGCTAACCGCTATCTACCTCGATCCACAACACTACGGCTCTGGAATCGGAACGACCTTCTGGAAAACAGTAGAAGAGGAAATAGAGAATAAAATCGTTTTCTTGTGGGTCTTAGCAACCAACAAAATTGGCATCTCTTTCTACGAAAAGAAAGGATTCGGAAACGAAGATTTACAAGATGAAGTTGGCTTACAGGGAGAGGACAAACTTTACGATACTCAAGCTGCTCTGGAGGTAATCGAAAAAGAAACGAATCGGGGTAGATTTCCCGCAGTTTCTCTTCTACTCTTTCGAGAAGACCGTTCTCCCGTAGGCTATCATATATTTGTCGCGGCATTGCGGGGACAGGAACCCATCTTGATTGATCCCGCGAACGGGCGAACCGTGGCGACAACCAAAGAAGAAATATCCAAGGTACTAATACAGAATTCGGCCCTAAATCCTGAACGAAAAACGATTCATATTCAGACTCTGGAACCAAAAGATTGCTAG
- a CDS encoding STM3941 family protein: MNTDENVITISLSKGKIVGISLLSLAFVVAGVFIWSIADTQTRHSPEMARIIAALCILFFGLFGLSTLPKLFDRKPGLVISPKGIFENSNSSSVGWIDWNDIYGVDEVEVQSSKQMIILVSDPKKYAKRRGPIQKMIMKLHTGSSTVWITSKALDCEFSELKILLEDSFLKYSQPGIAHNGGKRSPLS, from the coding sequence ATGAATACAGACGAAAACGTCATTACGATCTCCCTAAGCAAAGGAAAGATAGTAGGCATCTCTCTGCTATCCTTAGCGTTTGTGGTGGCTGGCGTTTTCATTTGGTCGATTGCTGACACTCAGACTCGTCATTCGCCTGAAATGGCACGAATTATTGCTGCTCTTTGCATTCTATTCTTCGGTCTCTTCGGTTTGAGTACGCTACCCAAGCTCTTCGATAGGAAGCCAGGATTGGTCATATCACCAAAGGGCATATTCGAGAATTCCAACTCCTCCAGTGTCGGATGGATCGATTGGAATGATATTTATGGAGTCGATGAAGTTGAGGTCCAGAGCTCAAAGCAAATGATCATTTTAGTCTCCGATCCTAAAAAATATGCAAAGAGACGAGGCCCGATTCAAAAAATGATTATGAAACTACACACAGGGAGCAGTACAGTCTGGATCACATCGAAGGCACTCGATTGTGAATTTTCCGAACTGAAGATCTTGCTCGAAGATAGCTTCCTAAAATACAGCCAACCAGGCATCGCACACAATGGCGGAAAACGCTCGCCTCTTTCATAA